In the Prionailurus viverrinus isolate Anna chromosome A3, UM_Priviv_1.0, whole genome shotgun sequence genome, AGTCAAGCTGTCCCCAGGGTCGCCTCATCTGAAGGCCtgactggggctgggggagctGCTTCCAAATGCACTCATGTGGCAGTTGGTAAGAGGCTTCATTTTTCAACACATGGGTTTCTCTACAGAGCTGCTTATGCCATGGCAGCTAACTTCCCCCCAGAGCAAGtgaacaaagaaacagagagagaaaacaagataaaacctaCAGTCTTTTATAACCAAATCTCAGAAATGGCATAGTATTATTTCTGCCATGTTCTGTTGGTCACAGAGACAACGTGGGTACAATGTGGGAGGGGACACACACACTGTGAGATGGGGTCATCGGCAGCTGTGTTAATTCATAGGGCTGCCACAACCAATCCCCACAAAGTTGGTGgtttaaagcaacaaaaatttgttctctcacagttcaggagactAGAAAGCCACACTCCCTCTGAAGGGTTTGGAAAGaattcttctttgcctcttcctcaCTTCTGGTGATTGCCTCAGTCATGGCATTTCTTGCCTTACTGCTGCATGAGGGCAATCTCagcctccatcttcacatggccttcttcctgGGTCTCCTCTGggtctctgtccttttctcttcttgCAAGGATACCAGCCGTGTTGGATTTAGAGcctgccgcccccctcccccaatacaACATGACCTCTTGactaattgcatctgcaaagaacccatttccaaataaggtcatggtCTAAGGTTCCCAGAAGGACACGGATCCGGGGGGAACACTATTCAACCAGCACAGGTCCCTTTGGAGGCTGAAACCCACACCTTGAAATCTCAGGGAGTTGTGACCACTCCAGGTCCAGGATGGTTCTTTCTGTAAATTCCTTCTCCAGGAGATTCCAACCACACTAACTAACCCATCATATGCTTTTTCTTGGCAGCTCTGTTGAGGTCTGTTTTCTCATTCTCACTACTGCTGCTCAGAGCAGCAGATCTTAATTCAACATGAATTTTACTCAAGGAAGTGGATGCGGAGGACCATCAGAAATACTGTCTGCTCTGTTTTCCTCAAGGCTAACTTACTTATTACACAAGGAATGCATCTTCATTGTAGAacaattagaaaaatgcaaataaataaaagaacaaaaagaagaatcACCTGTGATACCACCACTCCGACGTTGCTAAAATCGAAGGAAACTCTTACAGACTTTTTTCTATGCAGAAATATATagataggcatttttttttaattaaaatgaaattataggaTATGCGACTTTGTAATTTGCTCTCCTTACTTAATACGTCGTGAGAATCTTTCCATGTGAGTGGACACCAGCATCTTGGATTTTAATGGTATCTCGGGTCTCAGAATGTATGACATGCCTGCCTGGCCATTCTTCAGTCTTCTGAGCTGGAGCCACTTCCTCACACACCACCACCCTCTCCTGCCACGGCTAGAGCACAAGGATAGGATGGAAAAAAATAGCATACAATGGCAGCTGAAttaaagggaagagggaaggggctgggcctTGTGCCCCTAACTCTATGACCTCCCTCTCCTGCACAGTGGTGCACGAAAGGACCTCATGTGGGCAGCCAGTGGCCCTAATAGGCTCAACTGGGATGGGCTGCCCCGTGGGCTCAGGGGTACTGGCTGAGTTACCATAAAGCATGAAGGATTTCTCCCTGCACCCTGCACCCGTAAGGAACCTTTTTATGTGACTCCCAGTTCATCTCATATGGTTTTTGCAAGGTGCCATGAGAGCAGCAGCACCCAACAGGGAAAGAAACTGTGGCCTAAGCCCCGAATCGCAAAAGAATTTACCCAAACTGGGAACCAAAAGGGAGAGTGGCCAAATGCGCAGCCAGAGGTGGGGTCCCTGAGAGCAGAGGGGGTGGCTGCCATCAGTGTCCTCTTCCACCTTCACCCCTGCCTGAGCTGGCTCTGCCCAGGGAGTTCTGGGGGCACATTGCCCTAGTCACACTGCTGGAAGTAGAAGTCCGTGATGGGGCTGTCCCAGCTGGCATCCTCCGAGAGTTGGGTGAGTCTGAGAGGCTGGTCTGCTTCCGGCACAGTGCAGAGGAACCAGCCTGGGTAGGCAGCTGACTCAAAGCTGGAGGTGAGCCCTGTGTCTCGCCGGTAGAAAGTGAAGCTCTTGGATTCCTTGGCACCGAGGTAGAGCTCCATGATATTTACTGGCTGTGAGCAGAAGGGCATGGCAGGTGAGGGgaaaggagtgggggaggcaggagagctgGGCCGGGAGCACGGAGAGGCAGGGCTGCAATCAACAGAACCCCACAAGGGAGAGGAGCTTGGGCCCCAGGACACCCAGCTCAGTGGCTTCAGCATCTGCTGGCTTTGTGAGATCAGAGAGCAAGGATGTCCCAACAGGACTCACCTCTAGTTTCAGAGTCGGTTCCTGCCCCGTCCCACATGACAGGCACTGGCTCCCTCCCTGGACACCCAGGATGACTGGAGAGAGCTTGGCATCCAGAGACCGATTGGGGACAACACTGATCTCCTCGCCTAGAGAAAGGAAGTCAGATGCAGAGGCCTTgactgcccttccctccctctccctgcatcATGGACTTTGGAGAGCAGGACGTGTGTGAGACCTCCTGTCCCCAGACTGAGAAGAAGGGAAGCCTGTTAGCAGCTGTCACCTAGGGAAGGGTGGTCTCCCGTCAGTTGGCCCAGTGACATCAAGGGACATAAGCACATTGTACCACCTCCCACCCCATGCCCACCCCCTGGTCCAGGCTCAAATTTTCAAGTCTTCTCTAGTCCCCAGGAAGATTTGACCACTTCCTTTAATGCCGCTTGACCCTCTGGCCTCTTTTTGGAAACTCGATTGGATAAGCCTCTCATCAGGGTTATTTGGACATGTTCTACCACCTGTGAGATTCCTGAGACCAGAAGAGGGTCTCATTCTTCTCTGTACCATCCCCCACCACTcatacaaacacatgcacacatgcactcacatatacatacatgcaagcatgcacatgtgcacgcacacgcacacagccTATACAAGTGTCCCAAGTGGCCAGGTATGTGCTGTTCTAGAGAGAAGACCTGCCACAGTGTACGGGGCAGAAGGAGTAAGCCCACCAGCCACCTGGGTCCCACCACTCTGAGTGACCAGGAATCCCCAGAGAGCAGAGGGGACCCAGGGTAAAGGGGCAGAAAACCACTCCCACATGGGAATAAAGGCCTAGAGAGCCTGTTTTAGATCTCTCCTCAGCACTGGATCCCAGGAAAAGAAATGTTTGGTCTAAGTCCACCTCTGAGGGAAGGACAAAGCATTCATCTTGGAAATATTCCCCATCTCTGCATAGAGGCCTCAGGTGGCGTTGGGGCATGTGTCCTCACTTTGCTGGAAGATACTGTAGCTTATTTGTCCTTGTTCAGGGTCTGCTTTTATGATGCCCCATCCACTGTGTCAGGCCTGGGGTCTGTAGGTCTGTGCCAGTTTGC is a window encoding:
- the LOC125162842 gene encoding interleukin-36 receptor antagonist protein yields the protein MVLSGALCFRMKDAELKVLYLHDNQLLAGRLHAGNIIQGEEISVVPNRSLDAKLSPVILGVQGGSQCLSCGTGQEPTLKLEPVNIMELYLGAKESKSFTFYRRDTGLTSSFESAAYPGWFLCTVPEADQPLRLTQLSEDASWDSPITDFYFQQCD